In Thermoflexus hugenholtzii JAD2, a genomic segment contains:
- a CDS encoding oligosaccharide flippase family protein, whose amino-acid sequence MGPSAEASRDRGGIARQVVRGSAYSVAASLATMSLGFLRTLLLLRFLGPEAFGVMGMAMVYAAAALQLVDWGLDQGVLHRQARDRPTLATYGWLRMGTVATAALALFLAAPILGALYPRMPELPAVLRGMSLVVLLQGLSFIQETMMSRDMRFDRRALVDVAAAATMTVVAPYLAWRGWGVWALVAEQASGIGVRALLTWGPLRMWRPHRGWDPEIARWFVRFGGPLWLSGNIQFLLERFDDFWVGTALGQEALGLYARAFEFAQYPRRVVAGPLVLVLTPAFARLQGDRRRLSQAFYRGAYVLLRASLLLSGAMAIALPELLQLLNPRWLPMVRTFRLMLVYAMLEGWVALAGGLLVATGHPAAMGRMALARLAFFLPGVVVGAWAGGIDGVALAADGMMALSALMLHRPLRETVDFSIWPLMGGPLLAWASAGGIGLLIEALSVPSSPLVRMLLKGMLFIGIYVGWLLAFEKGTWREAASWILMTRQRSAGLLQRPPQHPD is encoded by the coding sequence ATGGGCCCATCCGCGGAGGCCTCGAGGGATCGCGGGGGGATCGCCCGTCAGGTCGTGCGGGGATCAGCCTACAGCGTGGCGGCCTCCCTGGCCACCATGTCCCTGGGGTTCCTCCGGACCTTGTTGCTCTTGCGCTTCCTGGGGCCGGAGGCTTTCGGGGTGATGGGGATGGCCATGGTCTACGCCGCCGCGGCCCTCCAGCTGGTGGACTGGGGGCTGGACCAGGGGGTGTTGCACCGGCAGGCGCGGGATCGGCCCACGCTGGCGACCTATGGATGGCTCCGGATGGGCACGGTGGCGACGGCGGCGCTGGCCCTCTTCCTCGCCGCCCCGATCCTGGGCGCCCTCTACCCTCGGATGCCGGAGCTGCCCGCGGTCCTGCGGGGGATGAGCCTGGTGGTGCTGCTCCAGGGCCTCTCTTTCATCCAGGAGACGATGATGAGCCGGGACATGCGGTTCGACCGGCGGGCGCTGGTGGATGTGGCGGCCGCGGCAACGATGACCGTGGTGGCCCCCTACCTGGCCTGGCGGGGATGGGGCGTCTGGGCGCTGGTGGCTGAACAGGCCAGCGGCATCGGGGTGCGGGCGTTGCTCACCTGGGGGCCCCTCCGGATGTGGCGCCCGCACCGGGGCTGGGATCCAGAGATCGCCCGCTGGTTTGTGCGGTTCGGCGGGCCCCTCTGGCTCTCCGGGAACATTCAATTCCTGCTGGAGCGCTTCGATGACTTCTGGGTGGGCACCGCGTTAGGGCAGGAGGCGCTGGGGTTGTATGCCCGGGCCTTTGAGTTCGCCCAATATCCGAGGCGGGTGGTGGCTGGCCCCCTGGTCCTGGTGCTCACCCCGGCCTTCGCGCGCCTCCAGGGCGATCGCCGTCGGCTCTCCCAGGCCTTTTACCGCGGCGCGTATGTGTTGCTGCGAGCCAGCCTGCTGCTCAGCGGGGCGATGGCCATCGCGTTGCCCGAGCTGTTGCAGCTGCTGAACCCCCGGTGGCTGCCGATGGTGCGGACCTTCCGCCTGATGCTGGTGTATGCGATGCTGGAGGGATGGGTGGCCCTGGCCGGCGGGCTGCTGGTGGCCACGGGGCATCCGGCGGCGATGGGTCGCATGGCCCTCGCCCGCCTGGCCTTCTTCCTGCCGGGCGTGGTGGTCGGGGCGTGGGCCGGAGGGATCGACGGCGTGGCCCTCGCCGCCGACGGCATGATGGCGCTAAGCGCCCTCATGCTCCACCGCCCCCTCCGGGAAACCGTGGACTTCTCCATATGGCCCCTGATGGGTGGGCCTTTGTTGGCATGGGCAAGCGCCGGCGGCATTGGATTGCTCATCGAAGCGTTATCGGTCCCTTCCTCGCCGCTGGTGCGCATGCTTTTAAAGGGCATGCTCTTTATCGGGATCTACGTCGGATGGCTGCTGGCCTTCGAGAAAGGAACATGGCGTGAGGCGGCCTCGTGGATACTGATGACCCGACAGCGTTCAGCGGGTCTTCTCCAACGCCCGCCTCAGCACCCGGATTAA
- a CDS encoding glycosyltransferase family 87 protein, with translation MDFATYYVAARALWEGKDLYQIDGSQWFALGKESGIPTALGIYVYPPLFALLMTLLAWLPFSAAAMVWGAITWASFLGSAYLFARWVRLPTWPFLLCALLFLPVSVTMNYGQSNGILLFLILLAWLSLHAPSAWTQGWGAVALSIAIWVKMWPALLGLYFCLSRKFLRPLLWTGIAFLGLGGLQALILGSERWMRFLRVGFPDLLRLLMLQPPHNPLWRSFSGPLFDSARPHTMPLAALPFVLLVTWLLLRRSHLGSAYDLSLVLSPIPLIARFQEYHHLVLLLIPLWTLIAEGAKGTLPRLSWVLAMGGGMIVNAHWILGWLVVRRGLGIGAPLYTSYTLPLLGTFLIWMALTWSRLARQMEAPIIKRIRDEADAPASGDGE, from the coding sequence ATGGATTTCGCGACTTACTATGTGGCCGCCCGGGCGCTGTGGGAGGGAAAGGATCTCTATCAGATAGACGGGAGCCAGTGGTTCGCCTTAGGCAAGGAAAGCGGCATCCCCACTGCGCTGGGGATCTATGTATATCCGCCTCTGTTCGCCCTTCTGATGACCCTTCTTGCGTGGCTGCCGTTTTCGGCGGCAGCGATGGTCTGGGGCGCGATTACCTGGGCCTCATTCTTGGGGAGCGCATATTTGTTCGCCCGCTGGGTCCGGTTGCCTACATGGCCCTTCCTTCTCTGCGCTCTCTTGTTTCTCCCCGTGAGCGTGACGATGAACTACGGGCAGTCCAATGGGATCCTGCTCTTCCTGATCCTTCTCGCATGGCTCTCCTTACACGCTCCCTCCGCATGGACCCAAGGCTGGGGCGCAGTGGCGCTCTCCATCGCGATTTGGGTCAAAATGTGGCCGGCGCTGCTGGGCCTCTACTTTTGTCTGAGCCGAAAATTTCTTCGACCGCTGCTCTGGACTGGGATCGCGTTTTTGGGGCTGGGGGGGCTTCAGGCGCTGATCCTGGGCTCTGAGCGCTGGATGCGTTTCCTGCGCGTCGGCTTCCCAGATTTGCTACGCCTGCTGATGTTGCAGCCTCCCCATAATCCCCTCTGGCGCTCGTTCAGCGGCCCCTTGTTCGATTCAGCTCGTCCCCACACAATGCCCCTTGCCGCACTTCCCTTCGTCCTGCTGGTGACATGGCTGCTCCTCCGCAGGTCTCACCTCGGCTCCGCCTACGACCTAAGCCTCGTCCTGAGCCCCATCCCCCTCATTGCTCGCTTCCAGGAATATCATCATCTCGTCCTGTTGCTGATCCCTCTCTGGACCTTGATCGCGGAGGGAGCCAAGGGAACACTCCCCAGGCTTTCGTGGGTGTTGGCCATGGGAGGAGGAATGATCGTGAACGCCCACTGGATCCTCGGATGGTTGGTCGTCCGGCGGGGCTTGGGAATAGGGGCCCCTCTTTACACATCCTATACCCTCCCCTTGTTGGGAACCTTCCTGATCTGGATGGCGCTCACGTGGTCCCGCCTCGCACGGCAGATGGAGGCACCTATCATAAAGAGGATCCGTGATGAAGCCGATGCGCCCGCGTCTGGCGATGGTGAGTGA
- a CDS encoding glycosyltransferase family 39 protein yields the protein MAGAGLSRSDALKAERRREQGLLLLFALCVLTFVASIPLPRADGHLIGSDGAFYYAYLPSLLLDGDLDFRNQYERSLPPDHPARSRISPTGIVPNPYPMGPALLWSPFFLVAHGLTQALRAGGTSLPADGYGPLYEGVTLLASMLYGFMALWMLYRLAARWFDPSAAWAAVVLLWFAGNAVYYMVAEPSMAHMTAMFAAALFFRCWLIARARDRGGDWLGLGAAGGLMLLVRPADAIFLIGPFVDRLLGRPLREALRGLPARALAFAGAAILVFLPQALAWGWMYGDLRQSSYLYGATEPLFRWTSPRMLEVLFSSWHGLFTWHPIYAFAVLGLAWAARRDRPLALALAAGFLAQVYLIGAWRDWTQGDAFGGRMFLSAMPAFVFGLSALLEALRRRGWLRPALAIGLLLILWNGLFMVQYRFGFIPMSASLTFRQLVIEKFLLPLELLRRLR from the coding sequence ATGGCTGGCGCTGGCCTCTCCCGAAGCGATGCCCTGAAAGCAGAGCGCCGGCGGGAGCAAGGCCTCCTGCTCCTCTTCGCCCTGTGCGTGCTCACCTTCGTCGCCTCCATCCCGCTGCCCCGGGCCGATGGCCATCTCATCGGCTCCGATGGGGCTTTCTATTACGCTTACCTCCCCTCGCTCCTTCTGGACGGCGATCTGGACTTCCGGAACCAGTATGAGCGGTCGTTGCCCCCCGATCATCCGGCCCGCTCCCGGATCAGCCCCACCGGGATCGTCCCCAACCCGTATCCGATGGGCCCTGCCCTCCTCTGGAGCCCCTTCTTTCTCGTCGCCCACGGCCTGACGCAGGCGCTGCGCGCTGGAGGGACGTCGCTGCCCGCCGACGGCTACGGCCCGCTCTATGAGGGGGTGACGCTGCTCGCCAGCATGTTGTATGGCTTTATGGCCCTTTGGATGCTGTATCGCCTCGCCGCCCGCTGGTTCGATCCCTCCGCGGCATGGGCCGCAGTGGTTCTCCTGTGGTTTGCCGGCAACGCGGTCTACTACATGGTCGCCGAGCCGTCCATGGCGCACATGACGGCCATGTTCGCCGCCGCGCTCTTTTTCCGCTGCTGGCTGATCGCCCGGGCGCGGGATCGCGGGGGAGACTGGCTCGGGCTGGGGGCGGCGGGGGGACTGATGCTCCTGGTGCGCCCGGCGGACGCGATCTTCCTCATTGGCCCCTTCGTGGACCGTCTCCTCGGGCGGCCGCTCCGGGAGGCGCTGCGCGGGCTCCCGGCGCGCGCCCTCGCCTTCGCCGGGGCCGCCATCCTGGTCTTCCTTCCCCAGGCCCTGGCATGGGGATGGATGTATGGAGATCTGCGGCAGAGCAGCTATCTTTACGGGGCGACGGAGCCGCTGTTCCGCTGGACCTCGCCGCGCATGCTGGAGGTCTTGTTCTCCAGCTGGCACGGCCTCTTCACCTGGCATCCCATCTACGCCTTCGCCGTGCTGGGGCTGGCGTGGGCCGCGCGGCGGGATCGCCCCCTGGCCCTCGCGCTGGCCGCCGGCTTCCTCGCCCAGGTCTACCTGATCGGGGCCTGGCGCGACTGGACCCAGGGGGACGCCTTCGGGGGGCGGATGTTCCTGAGCGCGATGCCCGCCTTCGTGTTCGGGCTCTCGGCCTTGCTGGAGGCCCTGCGGCGCCGCGGTTGGCTTCGGCCAGCGCTGGCGATTGGGCTGCTCCTCATCCTCTGGAATGGCCTGTTCATGGTGCAGTATCGCTTCGGCTTCATCCCGATGTCCGCCTCTCTGACCTTCCGCCAGCTGGTGATCGAGAAGTTCCTCCTCCCCCTGGAGCTCCTGCGGCGTCTGCGCTGA
- a CDS encoding glycogen synthase, producing the protein MRILYVIAEAAPFIKVGGLADVGYGLPRALRAMGHDVRVVLPRYRAIPGSAYDLRPLRPPLPVPLGLAGEIRVVEVEVSETTGVPTYFLWDEGYFGRDRVYGYPDDPQRFIFFCRAALALLRHLDWQPEILHGNDWHTGFLFLWLATVGRRDRFYRPIATVFTIHNMAYQGITGDALLAFGGISEHVDRLEVEPPGHINWLARGIAHADAVNTVSPRYAREILTPEFGFGLEPLLRRRADRLVGILNGLDPEAWDPRTDPALAARFDAETLERRMENKRAAQEAFGLPVREETALFAFIGRLIEQKGLPLLLEAAEALFARGIQMAVLGTGMPEYEAALAAWPDRFPGQAGVRLAHDERLARLLYGGADVFLMPSKFEPCGLGQMIAMRYGALPLVHAVGGLADTVLDIDQEAGTGFVFSPFSVEAFLTAVDRALALYADRPAWRAAQRRAMNRDFSWSASARAYEDLYRRALAWHNP; encoded by the coding sequence ATGCGCATCCTGTACGTGATCGCGGAGGCGGCTCCCTTCATCAAAGTCGGCGGGCTGGCCGATGTCGGATATGGACTTCCCCGGGCGTTGCGGGCGATGGGCCACGACGTCCGGGTGGTCCTCCCTCGCTACCGGGCCATCCCGGGATCCGCTTACGACCTTCGTCCCCTGCGCCCCCCCCTCCCGGTCCCCCTGGGCCTCGCCGGGGAGATCCGGGTGGTCGAGGTCGAGGTGAGTGAGACCACAGGAGTCCCCACATACTTCCTCTGGGATGAGGGATATTTCGGCCGGGACCGGGTGTATGGATACCCGGATGATCCCCAGCGGTTCATCTTCTTCTGCCGGGCGGCCCTGGCCCTGCTGCGCCACCTCGACTGGCAGCCGGAGATCCTCCACGGCAACGACTGGCACACCGGGTTCCTGTTCCTCTGGCTGGCCACCGTCGGCCGACGGGATCGCTTCTACCGCCCCATCGCTACGGTCTTCACCATCCACAACATGGCGTATCAGGGGATCACCGGGGATGCCCTGCTGGCCTTCGGAGGGATCTCCGAACATGTGGATCGGCTGGAGGTGGAGCCGCCCGGCCACATCAACTGGCTGGCCCGGGGCATCGCCCACGCCGACGCGGTCAACACCGTGAGCCCCCGCTACGCCCGGGAGATCCTCACCCCCGAGTTCGGCTTCGGCCTGGAGCCCCTGCTCCGGCGACGGGCTGATCGCTTGGTCGGCATCCTGAACGGCCTGGACCCGGAGGCCTGGGATCCCCGCACGGATCCGGCCCTGGCCGCTCGGTTCGACGCGGAGACCCTGGAGCGGCGGATGGAGAACAAACGGGCCGCCCAGGAGGCCTTCGGTTTGCCCGTGCGGGAGGAGACCGCGCTCTTCGCTTTCATCGGGCGTCTGATCGAACAGAAGGGCCTCCCCTTGCTCCTGGAGGCCGCCGAGGCCCTGTTCGCCCGTGGGATCCAGATGGCGGTCCTGGGGACCGGGATGCCGGAATATGAGGCGGCCCTCGCGGCGTGGCCCGATCGATTCCCCGGACAGGCCGGGGTGCGGCTGGCCCACGACGAGCGTCTGGCCCGCCTGCTCTACGGCGGCGCGGATGTGTTCCTGATGCCCTCGAAGTTCGAGCCCTGCGGCCTGGGCCAGATGATCGCCATGCGCTACGGCGCCCTCCCCCTGGTCCACGCGGTGGGCGGCTTGGCCGACACCGTCCTGGACATCGATCAAGAAGCCGGCACGGGCTTCGTGTTCTCGCCGTTCTCGGTGGAGGCCTTCCTCACCGCGGTGGACCGCGCCCTGGCTCTTTACGCGGATCGCCCGGCTTGGCGGGCAGCCCAGCGGCGGGCCATGAATCGGGATTTCTCCTGGTCCGCCTCCGCCCGGGCCTACGAGGACCTTTACCGGCGGGCGCTCGCGTGGCATAATCCCTAA
- a CDS encoding glucose-1-phosphate adenylyltransferase gives MRTVAMILAGGKGTRLSILTQKRAKPAVPFAGKYRIIDFTLSNCVNSGIYLVGVCTQFRPRSLHEHIGSGAPWDLNGFHRGVWILTPYLGRADSDWYQGTADAIYQNLDFIEHHRPTHVLILAGDHVYKMNYNPMLRLHTEKNADLTIAVLPVPLEEASRFGILETDEEGRVIRFEEKPIRPRSTLASMGIYVFRPEVLREVLTEDARNPESTHDFGKDIIPRMIEAYRVYAYRFSGYWVDVGTVQAYWEAHMDLLADNPPLDLHDREWVIHTRSEERPPVNIRTGAHVAHSLISDGCIIEGTVEYSVLSPGVRVKRGAVVRYSVIMTDTVIEPGAVVDRCIVDKNVVVGAEAHLGYGMDYSPNRLGDLSSGLTLVGKNAIIPPNARIGRNCIIAGDVTPEDFPDLHLPSGTTVGVIAPL, from the coding sequence ATGCGCACGGTGGCGATGATCCTGGCGGGGGGCAAGGGCACCCGCCTGAGCATTCTCACCCAGAAGCGGGCCAAGCCCGCGGTTCCGTTCGCCGGAAAATACCGCATCATCGATTTCACCCTCTCCAATTGCGTGAACTCTGGCATCTACCTGGTGGGTGTCTGCACCCAGTTCCGACCCCGCTCCCTCCACGAGCACATCGGCAGCGGCGCCCCATGGGATCTCAACGGGTTCCATCGCGGGGTCTGGATCCTCACCCCCTATCTGGGGCGGGCGGACTCCGACTGGTATCAGGGGACGGCGGACGCGATCTATCAGAACCTGGATTTCATCGAGCACCACCGGCCCACCCACGTGTTGATCCTGGCCGGCGACCACGTTTACAAGATGAACTACAACCCCATGCTCCGCCTCCACACGGAGAAGAACGCCGATCTCACCATCGCCGTCCTCCCCGTGCCTCTGGAGGAGGCCTCCCGCTTCGGCATCCTGGAGACCGATGAGGAGGGACGGGTGATCCGTTTCGAGGAGAAACCCATCCGTCCCCGGAGCACCCTGGCTTCCATGGGGATCTACGTCTTCCGGCCGGAGGTGCTGCGCGAGGTGCTCACGGAGGACGCCCGCAACCCGGAGAGCACCCACGACTTCGGCAAGGACATCATCCCCCGCATGATCGAGGCCTACCGGGTTTACGCTTATCGGTTCAGCGGCTACTGGGTGGACGTGGGGACCGTGCAGGCCTACTGGGAGGCCCACATGGATTTGCTGGCGGACAACCCACCCTTGGATCTCCACGATCGGGAATGGGTGATCCACACCCGCAGCGAGGAGCGGCCGCCGGTCAACATCCGCACCGGCGCCCACGTCGCCCACAGCCTGATCTCCGACGGCTGTATCATTGAGGGCACGGTGGAATACAGCGTCCTCTCCCCGGGCGTGCGGGTCAAACGCGGCGCCGTGGTCCGCTACTCGGTGATCATGACCGACACGGTCATCGAGCCCGGGGCGGTGGTAGACCGCTGCATTGTGGACAAGAACGTGGTGGTGGGCGCCGAGGCCCACCTGGGCTACGGGATGGATTACAGCCCCAACCGCCTGGGGGACCTCTCCTCCGGGCTGACCCTGGTGGGCAAGAACGCGATCATCCCCCCGAACGCCCGCATCGGCCGCAACTGCATCATCGCCGGCGACGTCACCCCCGAGGACTTCCCCGACCTCCACCTCCCCAGCGGGACCACCGTCGGGGTCATCGCCCCCCTGTGA
- a CDS encoding alpha-amylase/4-alpha-glucanotransferase domain-containing protein — MGTIYLALAFHNHQPVGNFDWVFEEAYRRAYEPMIAALERHPGVRVALHYTGPLRDWLQEHRPELLLRIRRLVARGQVEIMAGAYYEPILAVIPDEDKEGQIRKHIESVRADFGAEPTGFWLAERVWEPHLPRALAQAGIAYTIVDDTHFKWVGLSDDDLFGYYITEELGFPLKIFGTSKHLRYTIPWAPVREVIAWLREQAERPLPPGAPPRVAVMGDDGEKFGLWPGTDIHCWDRGWIEEFFTALEENADWLIPIPPGEYAARFPPLGRVYLPTASYDEMTEWALPPEASAALTALKHQLQAEGRDDLLRFIRGGFWRVFLAKYPEVNQMHKKMLWVSRKAHRIPDPERRAEALDHVWAGQCNCPYWHGVFGGIYLFHIREANYQHLITAEAIADEVRYGPGPWAYVEPVDFDADTREEVVIGTPHQWLLISPHLGGQLLEWDRRDAALNLLNGMTRHREGYHQVLLEAAARGEIVRTGEEGRLESIHTHRVRVKEYGLEERLIVDWYRRTGLIDHVVAPETSLMDFYRAQHAEWGDFVNQPYERIALETEPVPRIVLRRDGHVWEPGGARPLRLEKTLEVLPDRPLLRVTYRATPRGLSAIRARFGVEINWGMSGGDSDKAYTVWPDGELRPFATLEELPEADELAIVNEWWGRILIRLDRPARWWQFPVEAVSNSEAGFERVYEGTSLTALWDLALSPGESWEVTMEFELA, encoded by the coding sequence ATGGGGACGATCTACCTTGCGCTGGCGTTCCACAACCACCAACCGGTGGGGAACTTCGACTGGGTGTTCGAGGAGGCCTATCGCCGGGCGTATGAGCCTATGATCGCCGCCCTGGAGCGCCACCCAGGGGTCCGGGTGGCCCTGCATTACACTGGCCCGCTGCGAGACTGGCTGCAGGAGCACCGGCCGGAGCTCCTTCTCCGGATCCGTCGCCTGGTGGCCCGGGGGCAGGTGGAGATCATGGCCGGGGCCTATTACGAGCCGATCCTGGCGGTGATCCCCGATGAAGACAAAGAGGGGCAGATCCGCAAGCACATCGAATCCGTGCGGGCCGATTTCGGGGCGGAGCCCACCGGGTTCTGGCTGGCGGAGCGGGTCTGGGAGCCCCACCTTCCTCGCGCTCTGGCCCAGGCCGGCATCGCCTACACCATTGTGGATGACACCCACTTCAAATGGGTGGGGCTGAGCGATGACGATCTGTTCGGATATTACATCACGGAGGAGCTGGGCTTCCCCCTCAAGATCTTCGGCACCTCCAAACACCTGCGCTACACCATCCCCTGGGCGCCGGTTCGGGAGGTGATCGCCTGGCTGCGGGAGCAGGCGGAGCGGCCCCTGCCCCCTGGCGCCCCGCCCCGCGTCGCCGTGATGGGGGACGATGGGGAGAAATTCGGGCTCTGGCCGGGGACCGATATCCATTGCTGGGATCGGGGATGGATCGAAGAGTTCTTCACCGCTCTGGAGGAGAACGCCGACTGGCTGATCCCCATCCCGCCGGGCGAATACGCCGCCCGCTTCCCTCCCTTGGGCCGGGTCTATCTGCCCACCGCCTCTTACGATGAGATGACCGAATGGGCCCTGCCCCCCGAAGCCTCCGCCGCCCTCACCGCCCTTAAGCATCAGCTGCAGGCGGAGGGGCGCGACGATCTGCTGCGCTTCATCCGGGGCGGGTTCTGGCGGGTCTTCCTGGCCAAATATCCCGAAGTCAACCAGATGCACAAGAAGATGCTCTGGGTCAGCCGGAAGGCCCACCGCATCCCGGACCCAGAGCGGCGGGCGGAGGCCCTCGATCATGTCTGGGCGGGTCAGTGCAACTGCCCCTACTGGCACGGGGTGTTCGGAGGGATCTACCTGTTCCACATCCGGGAGGCCAACTATCAGCATCTGATCACCGCCGAGGCCATCGCCGATGAGGTCCGTTACGGGCCGGGTCCCTGGGCGTATGTGGAGCCGGTGGATTTCGACGCCGACACCCGGGAGGAGGTGGTGATCGGCACGCCCCACCAGTGGTTGCTGATCAGCCCTCATCTGGGCGGACAGCTGCTGGAGTGGGACCGGCGGGACGCCGCCCTGAACCTGCTCAACGGGATGACCCGGCATCGCGAGGGCTACCATCAGGTGCTCCTGGAGGCGGCCGCCCGGGGGGAGATCGTCCGAACCGGAGAGGAGGGCCGTCTGGAAAGCATTCACACCCATCGGGTTCGGGTGAAGGAATACGGCCTGGAGGAGCGCCTGATCGTGGACTGGTATCGGCGGACCGGGCTGATCGATCACGTGGTGGCCCCGGAGACTTCCCTGATGGACTTCTACCGCGCGCAGCATGCGGAGTGGGGAGACTTCGTGAACCAGCCCTACGAGCGGATCGCCCTGGAGACGGAACCCGTCCCTCGCATCGTTCTGCGCCGGGACGGCCACGTGTGGGAGCCGGGGGGGGCGAGGCCGTTGCGCCTGGAGAAGACCCTGGAGGTCCTCCCCGACCGGCCGCTCCTCCGCGTCACCTATCGGGCGACGCCCCGGGGCCTTTCCGCCATCCGCGCCCGCTTCGGCGTGGAGATCAACTGGGGGATGTCCGGCGGGGACAGCGACAAGGCCTACACGGTGTGGCCGGATGGGGAGCTGCGGCCCTTCGCCACCCTCGAGGAGCTCCCCGAGGCAGACGAGCTGGCCATCGTGAACGAATGGTGGGGGCGGATCCTGATCCGCCTGGATCGGCCGGCCCGCTGGTGGCAGTTCCCCGTGGAGGCCGTCTCCAACTCTGAGGCGGGCTTCGAGCGGGTCTACGAGGGGACCAGCCTGACCGCCCTCTGGGATCTGGCGCTCTCGCCGGGGGAGAGCTGGGAGGTCACGATGGAGTTCGAGCTGGCGTAG
- a CDS encoding glycosyltransferase family 4 protein → MKPMRPRLAMVSEEIRGDLIEPLRWVTRVELLHFYRHASYGDLDPEALADPSLRRYRGPADLLRALARARPDLLQGVDPFALRLMPILYTVFAVSRILGRPLLLVTLENRPLPIKYGQGARLLRPLLRPVFRWARRIVVLNEGARANVRWIGPFEGKTERRMYGTWGVDLERFTPERDGREPDFGPGPVLLFVGRLVEEKGVRDLMQAFPRVRARFPQAGLVLIGGGPLRAELEALSRRPPWAGAVRMLGPVRHQELPPYFRAADLVISPSRTTRKWAEQVGMVNLQAMACGVPVITTRSGAIPEYVPDGVAGRLVPEGDPEALADAILALLEDDALRHRLGRQGRTYALAHYDARQHVAAAEALWLALASPEAMP, encoded by the coding sequence ATGAAGCCGATGCGCCCGCGTCTGGCGATGGTGAGTGAGGAGATCCGAGGAGATCTGATCGAGCCGCTGCGGTGGGTGACCCGGGTGGAGCTCCTTCACTTCTACCGTCACGCTTCCTATGGGGACCTGGATCCGGAGGCGCTGGCGGATCCCTCCTTGCGCCGCTACCGGGGTCCGGCGGACCTGCTTCGGGCCCTGGCCCGGGCCCGCCCGGACCTCCTGCAGGGGGTGGACCCCTTCGCGCTGCGCCTGATGCCCATCCTGTATACGGTCTTCGCCGTCTCCCGGATCCTCGGACGCCCCCTCCTCCTGGTGACCCTGGAGAACCGTCCCCTCCCGATCAAATACGGCCAGGGCGCTCGCCTCCTGCGTCCGCTGCTGCGCCCGGTCTTCCGATGGGCCCGCCGCATCGTGGTGCTCAACGAGGGTGCCCGCGCCAACGTGCGGTGGATCGGTCCTTTCGAAGGGAAGACCGAGCGGCGCATGTATGGGACATGGGGCGTGGACCTCGAGCGGTTCACCCCGGAGCGCGATGGTCGGGAGCCCGATTTCGGCCCCGGTCCGGTCCTCCTCTTCGTGGGGCGGCTGGTGGAGGAGAAAGGGGTGCGGGATCTGATGCAGGCCTTTCCCCGGGTTCGCGCCCGCTTCCCCCAGGCCGGCTTAGTGCTGATCGGGGGCGGCCCCCTGCGGGCGGAGCTGGAGGCCCTGAGCCGGCGCCCGCCGTGGGCCGGCGCGGTGCGCATGCTGGGCCCGGTGCGACATCAGGAGCTCCCCCCTTATTTCCGGGCAGCCGACCTCGTGATCAGCCCCTCTCGGACCACCCGCAAGTGGGCGGAGCAGGTAGGGATGGTCAACCTGCAGGCGATGGCCTGCGGGGTGCCGGTCATCACCACCCGCAGCGGGGCGATCCCGGAGTATGTCCCTGATGGAGTGGCCGGTCGGCTGGTCCCGGAGGGGGATCCGGAGGCCCTGGCCGACGCGATCCTCGCTTTGCTGGAAGACGACGCGTTGCGGCATCGTCTGGGTCGCCAGGGACGGACCTACGCCCTGGCCCATTACGACGCGCGCCAACACGTCGCCGCCGCGGAGGCGCTATGGCTGGCGCTGGCCTCTCCCGAAGCGATGCCCTGA